A single region of the Actinoplanes sp. SE50/110 genome encodes:
- a CDS encoding TauD/TfdA family dioxygenase, which yields MTTHSDDIVTAYLAPAESADMARRARREITGTGAPGDCFRRAGRHAGILPARLREALARLRAGSLDAVVAHGLPADPTDADAPPLLGLTWLGMLTRQLGHEFGYPAEQNGTLVHHVRPRPDRAATQSNASSAVDLRLHTEIAFHDVRPDFVLLYGVRSPEPRPATRLVRVADAVRNCSPETVQRLRRPQFRINAPDSFSPGQAVAENVAPMGGTLRQPTIRWHSSITGVDDVDQCAIAEFQAAADREEHLVRLAPGSFLAFSNSRCLHGRDAFEAHYDGHDRWLLRTYVRHDLTRGRG from the coding sequence GTGACAACGCATTCGGACGACATTGTCACGGCGTACCTCGCACCGGCGGAATCCGCCGACATGGCGCGGCGGGCCCGGCGTGAGATCACCGGGACCGGCGCGCCGGGCGACTGTTTCCGGCGCGCCGGCCGGCACGCCGGGATCCTGCCCGCCCGGCTCCGCGAGGCGCTGGCCCGACTGCGGGCCGGCAGCCTCGACGCGGTGGTGGCACACGGGCTGCCCGCCGACCCGACCGACGCCGACGCGCCGCCGCTGCTCGGACTGACCTGGCTAGGCATGCTGACCAGGCAACTCGGCCACGAGTTCGGGTATCCCGCGGAGCAGAACGGCACCCTCGTGCACCACGTGCGGCCGCGGCCCGACCGCGCCGCCACCCAGTCGAACGCCTCCTCCGCGGTGGATCTGCGGCTGCACACCGAGATCGCGTTCCACGACGTCCGGCCCGACTTCGTGCTGCTGTACGGCGTCCGCAGCCCCGAGCCGCGCCCGGCGACCCGCCTCGTCCGGGTCGCCGACGCCGTCCGGAACTGCTCCCCGGAAACCGTGCAGCGGCTGCGCCGGCCACAATTCCGAATCAACGCCCCGGACAGTTTCTCGCCCGGTCAGGCCGTCGCGGAAAATGTCGCTCCGATGGGCGGTACGCTGCGCCAGCCGACCATCCGCTGGCACAGTTCGATAACCGGTGTCGACGACGTCGATCAATGCGCTATTGCGGAGTTCCAGGCCGCCGCCGACCGCGAGGAACACCTCGTCCGGCTCGCCCCCGGCAGCTTTCTGGCCTTCTCCAACAGCCGGTGCCTGCACGGCCGGGACGCCTTCGAGGCGCACTACGACGGGCACGACCGGTGGCTGCTGCGCACCTACGTGCGGCACGACCTCACCCGGGGGCGCGGATGA
- a CDS encoding ABC transporter permease → MGKFLLRRVGYLVVLALVATVVAYLLAATQLHPRSRYEGRNPAPAAAVVDQRLNELNMNDKTPLVERFTTWAKGVAHGDLGKTVDGESVNTEMSRRMWVSLRLMLIGSILGTLLGVVAGAYGAIKQHKWSDQTLTGISFVLLSVPTVVLAVLMKNGGIWFNQASGHESNPLVFTVGEITPGLDTWSWAGLSDRFGHLVLPTIVLAIGVNGFAFYSRYQRNSMLDVLGSDFLRTAQAKGLRRWSALTRHGLRTALIPMATFFSYQFALLFVGATFTEKIFGWHGMGEYFVDSITKNDINSTAGVTLFVAVLVLIAGLLSDVVYAMLDPRVRAS, encoded by the coding sequence ATGGGCAAATTCCTCCTGCGTAGGGTGGGTTACCTCGTAGTACTCGCGTTGGTCGCGACCGTGGTCGCGTACCTTCTCGCTGCGACGCAGCTCCATCCGCGGAGCAGGTATGAGGGGCGTAATCCCGCCCCGGCGGCGGCGGTCGTCGACCAGCGGCTCAACGAGCTCAACATGAACGACAAGACGCCGCTCGTCGAACGATTCACCACCTGGGCGAAGGGGGTCGCGCACGGCGATCTCGGCAAGACGGTCGACGGCGAGTCGGTGAACACCGAGATGAGCCGGCGGATGTGGGTTAGTCTGCGGCTGATGCTGATCGGCTCGATCCTGGGCACGCTGCTCGGCGTGGTCGCCGGCGCGTACGGTGCGATCAAGCAACATAAGTGGTCTGATCAGACATTAACCGGCATATCCTTTGTCCTACTATCGGTCCCCACCGTGGTGCTCGCCGTCCTGATGAAGAACGGCGGCATCTGGTTCAACCAGGCGTCGGGCCACGAGTCGAACCCGCTCGTGTTCACCGTCGGTGAGATCACGCCGGGCCTGGACACCTGGTCCTGGGCCGGTCTGAGTGACCGTTTCGGGCACCTGGTCCTGCCGACGATCGTGCTCGCGATCGGCGTCAACGGCTTCGCCTTCTACAGTCGGTACCAGCGCAACTCGATGCTCGACGTGCTCGGCAGCGACTTCCTGCGGACCGCACAGGCCAAGGGGCTGCGGCGCTGGTCCGCGCTGACCCGGCACGGCCTGCGCACCGCCCTGATCCCGATGGCGACCTTCTTCTCCTACCAGTTCGCGCTGCTCTTCGTCGGTGCCACCTTCACCGAGAAGATCTTCGGCTGGCACGGCATGGGGGAGTACTTCGTCGACTCCATCACCAAGAACGACATCAACTCGACGGCCGGGGTGACCCTCTTCGTCGCCGTGCTGGTTCTGATCGCCGGCCTGCTCTCCGACGTCGTCTACGCGATGCTGGACCCGCGGGTCCGGGCGAGCTGA
- a CDS encoding ABC transporter permease gives MTTDTESVVVGAPPAPRSVSRNRLVLRRFLRQRLAVVGLIVVVLMVLIAYLGPLFYKWKYDQLDFEAFQSPPTPEHWFGTYQTGGDVFSRTLRGLQKSLVIGLLGAGASTALAAVAGAFAGYFRGSTDMVIRVIIDLMLVLPSFLIIAIFSTALRDGSWLLFIVLLAGFQWMITARVVRGITQSLREREFVQAARFMGVPGWKIILRHILPNMASLLIIDATVGVSSIILAEVGLSFFGFGVQPPDVSLGTLIADGSGAALTNWWQFYFVAGVLVLLVLAVNLVGDGLRDALDPNSEIEGAK, from the coding sequence ATGACTACCGACACCGAATCCGTGGTGGTCGGCGCTCCGCCGGCGCCCCGCTCCGTCTCCCGTAACCGCCTGGTGCTGCGGCGCTTCCTGCGCCAGCGGCTGGCCGTCGTCGGGCTGATCGTGGTCGTGCTGATGGTGCTGATCGCCTACCTCGGCCCGCTATTCTACAAGTGGAAGTACGACCAGCTGGACTTCGAGGCCTTCCAGTCGCCGCCCACCCCGGAGCACTGGTTCGGCACCTACCAGACCGGCGGCGACGTCTTCTCCCGCACCCTGCGCGGCCTGCAGAAGTCGCTGGTCATCGGTCTGCTCGGGGCGGGCGCCTCGACCGCTCTGGCCGCCGTGGCCGGCGCCTTCGCCGGGTACTTCCGGGGCAGCACCGACATGGTGATCCGGGTGATCATCGACCTGATGCTGGTGCTGCCCAGCTTCCTGATCATCGCGATCTTCTCGACCGCGCTGCGGGACGGGAGCTGGCTGCTGTTCATCGTGCTGCTGGCCGGCTTCCAGTGGATGATCACCGCCCGGGTGGTCCGCGGCATCACCCAGTCGCTGCGCGAGCGTGAGTTCGTCCAGGCGGCCCGCTTCATGGGCGTACCCGGCTGGAAGATCATCCTGCGGCACATCCTGCCGAACATGGCGTCGCTGCTGATCATCGACGCGACCGTCGGCGTCAGCAGCATCATCCTGGCCGAGGTCGGGCTCTCCTTCTTCGGCTTCGGCGTGCAGCCGCCGGACGTCTCGCTCGGCACCCTGATCGCCGACGGCTCCGGCGCGGCGCTGACCAACTGGTGGCAGTTCTACTTCGTCGCGGGCGTGCTGGTGCTGCTCGTCCTCGCCGTCAACCTGGTGGGCGACGGCCTGCGCGACGCGCTGGACCCGAACTCCGAGATCGAAGGTGCGAAGTGA
- a CDS encoding ABC transporter ATP-binding protein gives MTDAIVTRYPSPAGGSGAGAVEPLLRVDDLSVTFRSPAGPVTAVRGISYDVRPGEVLGIVGESGSGKSVSSLAVMGLLPDTATITGSATFEGQQLLGLGDKQLSRVRGRRLSMVFQDPLSALTPVYTVGDQIAETIRIHQDIKREAAAERAIELLDLVGIPNPRQRSKGFPHEFSGGMRQRVMIAMAIANDPALIIADEPTTALDVTIQAQILEVLQTAREATGAAIVMITHDLGVVAGFADRMLVMYAGRVVETGQVETVYQRPRMPYTMGLLGSIPRLDMGERQRLTPIDGVPPSMVDLPAGCPFAPRCPMKIQVCEETEPELLGVVIDGAGHLAACHRSPEIARKELTNVDVFPTTVVPEATGPARLPREQRPVVLEVNELVKEYPITKGGVLRRKVGSLQAVAGISFDIREGETLGLVGESGCGKTTTIMEILELAKPTSGTIAVLGKDTAAMSRKERFAIRRDLQVVFQDPLASLDPRLPVSDILAEPMATHGVPAAEREKRVRELLRLVGLRPEHADRYPAKFSGGQRQRIGIARALALEPKVLVLDEPVSALDVSIQAGVINLLEQLKVELGLSYLFVAHDLSVVRHIADRVAVMYLGRIVEIGTANQVFEAPEHPYTQALLSAIPLPDPVKERSRRRILLTGDLPSPANPPSGCRFRTRCPKFANELDDAQRQRCLDESPALTVRDTVVPDHESACHYAAPVKAI, from the coding sequence GTGACCGACGCGATCGTGACCCGGTATCCCTCCCCCGCCGGGGGCAGTGGAGCCGGTGCCGTCGAGCCGCTGCTGCGGGTCGACGACCTGTCGGTGACCTTCCGCAGCCCGGCGGGCCCGGTCACCGCGGTCCGGGGGATCAGCTACGACGTGCGACCCGGTGAGGTGCTCGGCATCGTCGGCGAGTCCGGGTCCGGCAAGTCGGTGTCGTCGCTGGCCGTCATGGGCCTGCTGCCGGACACCGCGACGATCACCGGCTCGGCCACCTTCGAGGGCCAGCAGCTGCTCGGCCTCGGTGACAAGCAGCTCTCCCGGGTTCGCGGCCGGCGGCTCTCGATGGTGTTCCAGGACCCGCTCTCCGCGTTGACCCCGGTCTACACGGTCGGTGACCAGATCGCCGAGACGATCCGGATCCACCAGGACATCAAGCGCGAGGCGGCCGCCGAGCGGGCGATCGAGCTGCTCGACCTGGTCGGCATCCCGAACCCGCGGCAGCGGTCGAAGGGCTTCCCGCACGAGTTCTCCGGCGGCATGCGGCAGCGGGTCATGATCGCGATGGCGATCGCCAACGACCCGGCGCTGATCATCGCGGACGAGCCGACCACGGCGCTCGACGTGACCATCCAGGCGCAGATCCTGGAGGTGCTGCAGACCGCCCGGGAGGCGACCGGCGCGGCGATCGTCATGATCACCCACGACCTCGGCGTGGTCGCCGGGTTCGCCGACCGGATGCTGGTCATGTACGCCGGCCGGGTGGTCGAGACCGGCCAGGTGGAGACCGTCTACCAGCGGCCCCGGATGCCGTACACGATGGGCCTGCTCGGCTCGATCCCGCGGCTCGACATGGGCGAGCGGCAGCGGCTCACCCCGATCGACGGCGTCCCGCCGTCGATGGTGGACCTGCCGGCCGGCTGCCCGTTCGCGCCGCGCTGCCCCATGAAGATCCAGGTCTGCGAGGAGACCGAGCCGGAGCTGCTCGGCGTGGTGATCGACGGCGCCGGGCACCTGGCCGCCTGCCACCGCAGCCCGGAGATCGCCCGCAAGGAACTGACCAACGTCGACGTCTTCCCCACCACGGTGGTGCCGGAGGCCACCGGCCCGGCCCGGCTGCCCCGCGAGCAGCGCCCCGTGGTGCTCGAGGTCAACGAGCTGGTCAAGGAGTACCCGATCACCAAGGGTGGCGTGCTGCGCCGCAAGGTCGGCAGCCTGCAGGCGGTCGCCGGGATCAGCTTCGACATCCGCGAGGGGGAGACGCTGGGCCTGGTCGGTGAGTCCGGCTGTGGCAAGACCACCACCATCATGGAGATCCTGGAGCTGGCCAAGCCGACCTCCGGCACGATCGCGGTGCTCGGCAAGGACACCGCCGCGATGAGCCGCAAGGAGCGTTTCGCCATCCGGCGCGACCTTCAGGTGGTCTTCCAGGACCCGCTGGCCTCGCTGGACCCGCGGCTGCCGGTCAGTGACATCCTGGCCGAGCCGATGGCCACCCACGGGGTTCCGGCCGCCGAGCGGGAGAAGCGGGTCCGGGAGCTGCTGCGCCTGGTCGGGCTGCGCCCCGAGCACGCCGACCGGTACCCGGCCAAGTTCTCCGGTGGCCAGCGGCAGCGGATCGGCATCGCCCGGGCCCTGGCCCTGGAGCCCAAGGTGCTGGTGCTCGACGAGCCGGTGTCCGCGCTCGACGTCTCCATCCAGGCCGGCGTGATCAACCTGCTCGAGCAGCTGAAGGTGGAGCTGGGCCTCTCCTACCTGTTCGTGGCGCACGACCTGTCGGTGGTCCGGCACATCGCCGACCGGGTGGCGGTGATGTACCTCGGGCGGATCGTCGAGATCGGCACGGCCAACCAGGTCTTCGAGGCGCCCGAGCACCCGTACACCCAGGCGCTGCTCTCCGCGATCCCGCTGCCCGACCCGGTCAAGGAGCGCAGCCGCCGGCGGATCCTGCTCACCGGCGACCTGCCCAGCCCGGCGAACCCGCCGTCCGGCTGCCGATTCCGGACCCGGTGCCCCAAGTTCGCCAACGAGCTCGACGACGCGCAGCGGCAGCGCTGCCTCGACGAGTCCCCGGCGCTGACCGTCCGGGACACCGTGGTCCCGGACCACGAGTCCGCCTGTCACTACGCGGCTCCGGTCAAGGCGATTTAA
- a CDS encoding ABC transporter family substrate-binding protein, which produces MRKPWSARAILAPVVAATLIGTAACSGSSGTTTNQAAPPPKASENQINPKSRDQVKDGGTLTWALSGFPANFNYYELDGTDVDASYVNLAMMPQLYNYEADATPVWNKNYLASEPVLKTDPKQVVTFELNPKATWNDGAPITWEDLYWQWKSTSGADKAYNISASNGYENIESVAKGKDDHEAIVTFKTKYADWQSLFTPFYPASTNKDPKTFNAGWQKSPLKTTAGPFKFDSADATAKTITLVRNEKWWGDPAKLDKIVFRAIEPNAQVDALANGEIDFVDIGSNVDAYQRALKISTAEIRKAAGPNFRHLTINGTSTVLSDVKVRQALAQAIDRTAIAKALTGPLGIDPKALNNHIFMSNQAGYQDNSGDIGKYDVEKAKAGLDAAGWKLNGDTREKDGKKLEINFVIPTGVKSSEQESQLVQNMLAQVGAKVKINAVPVDDFFDKYVTPGNFDMTVFAWIGTQFPVSSAKSIYANPTKNAKGELDIQQNYARVGSPELDTTFNNATAELDKTKAATLANQADAQIWQEVHSLTLYQRPELIATKKDLANFGAKGFASVIYENIGFVK; this is translated from the coding sequence GTGAGGAAACCCTGGAGCGCGCGAGCGATCCTCGCGCCGGTCGTGGCGGCTACCCTGATCGGGACCGCCGCGTGCAGCGGGTCGAGCGGCACGACCACCAATCAGGCTGCCCCGCCGCCGAAGGCGAGCGAGAACCAGATCAACCCGAAGTCGCGCGACCAGGTCAAGGACGGCGGCACGCTGACCTGGGCGCTGAGCGGCTTCCCGGCGAACTTCAACTACTACGAGCTGGACGGCACCGACGTCGACGCCAGCTACGTCAACCTGGCGATGATGCCGCAGCTGTACAACTACGAGGCTGACGCCACCCCGGTCTGGAACAAGAACTACCTCGCCTCCGAGCCGGTCCTCAAGACCGACCCGAAGCAGGTCGTCACCTTCGAGCTGAACCCGAAGGCCACCTGGAACGACGGCGCCCCGATCACCTGGGAGGACCTCTACTGGCAGTGGAAGTCCACCAGCGGGGCGGACAAGGCGTACAACATCTCGGCCTCCAACGGCTACGAGAACATCGAGAGCGTCGCCAAGGGCAAGGACGACCACGAGGCGATCGTCACCTTCAAGACGAAGTACGCCGACTGGCAGTCGCTGTTCACCCCGTTCTACCCGGCGTCGACGAACAAGGACCCGAAGACCTTCAACGCGGGCTGGCAGAAGTCCCCGCTGAAGACCACCGCGGGCCCGTTCAAGTTCGACTCCGCGGACGCCACCGCGAAGACCATCACCCTGGTCCGCAACGAGAAGTGGTGGGGCGACCCGGCCAAGCTCGACAAGATCGTCTTCCGGGCGATCGAGCCGAACGCGCAGGTCGACGCGCTGGCCAACGGTGAGATCGACTTCGTCGACATCGGCTCCAACGTGGACGCCTACCAGCGCGCCCTGAAGATCAGCACCGCGGAGATCCGCAAGGCGGCCGGCCCGAACTTCCGGCACCTGACGATCAACGGCACCAGCACCGTGCTGTCCGACGTCAAGGTGCGCCAGGCGCTCGCCCAGGCGATCGACCGGACCGCCATCGCCAAGGCCCTGACCGGCCCGCTCGGCATCGATCCCAAGGCGCTCAACAACCACATCTTCATGTCGAACCAGGCCGGTTACCAGGACAACTCCGGTGACATCGGCAAGTACGACGTGGAGAAGGCCAAGGCGGGCCTGGACGCGGCCGGCTGGAAGCTCAACGGCGACACCCGCGAGAAGGACGGCAAGAAGCTCGAGATCAACTTTGTGATCCCGACCGGCGTCAAGTCCTCCGAGCAGGAGTCCCAGCTGGTGCAGAACATGCTGGCCCAGGTCGGCGCCAAGGTGAAGATCAACGCGGTGCCGGTCGACGACTTCTTCGACAAGTACGTCACCCCGGGCAACTTCGACATGACGGTCTTCGCCTGGATCGGCACCCAGTTCCCGGTCAGCTCCGCCAAGTCGATCTACGCGAACCCGACCAAGAACGCCAAGGGTGAGCTGGACATCCAGCAGAACTACGCCCGGGTCGGCTCGCCCGAGCTGGACACCACCTTCAACAACGCGACCGCCGAGCTGGACAAGACCAAGGCGGCCACGCTGGCCAACCAGGCCGACGCCCAGATCTGGCAGGAGGTTCACTCGCTGACCCTCTACCAGCGCCCGGAGCTGATCGCCACCAAGAAGGACCTGGCCAACTTCGGCGCCAAGGGCTTCGCCAGCGTCATCTACGAGAACATCGGTTTCGTCAAGTAA
- a CDS encoding PAS domain-containing sensor histidine kinase: MNFRQSAVVVHGIHAAYIPVAYAAVTLSAVAAAVAPPRMLMFGMLAVGPAFVAATARPVAVLGVGGYALAAAFTVSTWQGLLGTADQVLRLMLIVVMTVVSWSVARHLGLLLRAATVAAQERQMLAAVVEQSADGIIVTSLDGVVTHWNGGAEQLYRQSADQVVGTGFGRFLPADRQAAFGRALASLAAGERVHLDEARRIRADGAEMLVSVAVSPIRDETGEVVATASTERDITEVKRREAEERLARERSARAARLESLGQLASGVAHDFNNLLAIILNYADFLTEEVTEDGSRDLARIRDAADRARALTGQLLLFAKQESATVEIVDLNEVVSASSELLTRTIGANISLLCRPHPQALPVSANRGRLDQILLNLVINARDAMPDGGVVLIETGRAPGRRVRMTVSDTGCGMSPEVKDRLFEPFFTTKPADRGTGLGLATVYGIVGDAGGSIQVDSTPGVGTTFEILLPLAGDTTGQEPEPDAHRPVTGHGERILLVEDDEFVRDLVVRILNGNGYQTVPLDENAAGDADVAGAAVLLSDIMLRFRSGPAIADQLRTRHPDLRVVFMSGYSDEELRHRYDLSAATGILQKPFTAVELLAAVGTALTPAVSRRG; encoded by the coding sequence ATGAATTTCCGGCAATCGGCGGTCGTCGTTCACGGCATCCATGCGGCGTACATTCCGGTGGCTTATGCGGCGGTGACCCTGTCCGCCGTGGCGGCGGCCGTGGCGCCGCCGCGCATGCTGATGTTCGGCATGCTGGCGGTCGGGCCGGCGTTCGTCGCCGCCACCGCCCGGCCGGTGGCGGTCCTCGGTGTGGGCGGCTATGCGCTGGCCGCCGCGTTCACGGTCTCCACCTGGCAGGGCCTGCTCGGCACCGCCGACCAGGTCCTGCGACTGATGCTGATCGTGGTGATGACCGTGGTCAGCTGGTCGGTCGCCCGACACCTCGGACTGCTGCTGCGCGCCGCCACTGTCGCCGCCCAGGAGCGGCAGATGCTGGCGGCCGTCGTCGAGCAGTCCGCCGACGGGATCATCGTGACCTCGCTCGACGGGGTGGTGACCCACTGGAACGGCGGCGCCGAACAGCTCTACCGCCAGTCGGCCGACCAGGTCGTCGGGACCGGGTTCGGCCGGTTCCTGCCGGCCGACCGGCAGGCCGCCTTCGGGCGGGCGCTGGCCTCGCTGGCCGCCGGTGAGCGCGTCCACCTCGACGAGGCCCGCCGGATCCGCGCCGACGGCGCCGAGATGCTGGTCTCCGTCGCGGTGTCGCCGATCCGCGACGAGACCGGCGAGGTGGTCGCGACGGCTTCCACCGAGCGCGACATCACCGAGGTCAAGCGGCGCGAGGCGGAGGAGCGGCTGGCCCGCGAACGGTCGGCGCGGGCCGCCCGGCTGGAAAGCCTCGGACAGCTGGCCAGCGGGGTGGCGCACGACTTCAACAACCTGCTCGCCATCATCCTGAACTACGCCGACTTCCTCACCGAGGAGGTCACCGAGGACGGCAGCCGGGACCTGGCCCGGATCCGCGACGCCGCGGACCGGGCACGCGCGCTGACCGGACAGCTGCTGCTGTTCGCCAAGCAGGAGTCCGCCACGGTGGAGATCGTCGACCTGAACGAGGTGGTCAGCGCGTCCAGCGAGCTGCTCACCCGGACCATCGGGGCCAACATCAGTCTGCTCTGCCGGCCGCACCCGCAGGCCCTCCCGGTCAGCGCCAACCGGGGGCGCCTCGACCAGATCCTGCTCAACCTGGTGATCAACGCCCGGGACGCGATGCCCGACGGCGGGGTGGTGCTGATCGAGACCGGCCGGGCGCCGGGCCGCCGGGTGCGGATGACGGTCAGCGACACCGGATGCGGCATGTCACCGGAGGTCAAGGACCGGCTGTTCGAGCCGTTCTTCACGACCAAGCCGGCCGACCGCGGCACCGGCCTGGGCCTGGCCACCGTCTACGGCATCGTCGGCGACGCCGGCGGCAGCATCCAGGTGGACTCCACGCCCGGGGTCGGCACCACCTTCGAGATCCTGCTGCCGCTGGCCGGCGACACCACCGGGCAGGAGCCGGAGCCGGACGCGCACCGCCCGGTCACCGGGCACGGCGAGCGGATCCTGCTGGTCGAGGACGACGAGTTCGTTCGCGACCTGGTGGTCCGCATCCTGAACGGCAACGGGTACCAGACCGTCCCGCTCGACGAGAACGCCGCCGGGGACGCCGACGTGGCCGGCGCCGCGGTACTGCTCAGCGACATCATGCTGCGGTTCCGGTCCGGTCCGGCGATCGCCGATCAACTGCGTACCCGTCATCCCGATCTCCGGGTGGTGTTCATGTCCGGTTACAGCGATGAGGAGCTCCGCCACCGGTACGACCTCAGCGCGGCGACCGGCATCCTGCAGAAGCCGTTCACCGCCGTGGAACTGCTCGCCGCCGTCGGAACAGCGCTGACCCCCGCGGTCAGCCGGCGTGGCTAG
- a CDS encoding TetR family transcriptional regulator: MAGRREHNKRETRRSLQDAARRLFEERGFDEVCVEDIATEVPVSRRTFFNYFDSKEAALVDPGPSRVDTLAALLAGRPADEPLLNSLCTVHIQFLMTDPEDLAARMRLVRANPALRQRWITAIETFDAEVVRWACTRTGLPPEAVYPQLLAGIAGTVSRLAMEHWDPDTAPERLAEVISCIYRLLAALGNDADLPPADRGCEH, from the coding sequence GTGGCCGGGCGACGCGAGCACAACAAGCGGGAGACCCGCCGGTCGCTGCAGGACGCGGCGCGCCGGCTGTTCGAGGAACGCGGCTTCGACGAGGTCTGCGTCGAGGACATCGCCACCGAGGTGCCGGTGTCGCGGCGGACCTTCTTCAACTACTTCGACTCCAAGGAGGCGGCGCTGGTCGACCCGGGCCCGTCGCGGGTCGACACGCTCGCCGCTCTGCTGGCCGGCCGCCCGGCGGACGAACCGCTGCTCAACAGCCTGTGCACGGTGCACATTCAGTTTCTGATGACCGACCCGGAGGATCTCGCCGCCCGGATGCGCCTGGTGCGGGCCAACCCGGCGCTGCGGCAACGGTGGATCACCGCGATCGAGACCTTCGACGCCGAGGTCGTCCGCTGGGCCTGTACCCGTACCGGGCTGCCCCCGGAGGCGGTGTATCCGCAGTTGCTGGCCGGGATCGCCGGCACCGTGTCCCGGCTCGCCATGGAGCACTGGGACCCGGACACCGCACCCGAGCGGCTCGCCGAGGTGATCTCCTGCATCTACCGCCTGCTGGCCGCGCTGGGCAACGACGCGGACCTGCCGCCGGCCGACCGCGGCTGCGAGCACTGA
- a CDS encoding methyl-accepting chemotaxis protein gives MLAVTNRRVGTKILLAVATMAIATVAVGIAAISGMRQMRAAADYVYQQNLVPITQVTAMQRSAGVTKASLLTAALSRQGVEARFDQGEDAAFDAAFAAYTSSDMRGREAEVATVSDAVHTYRKLRDEQLLPAIRNHDRAAFVSVWGGAMTTTSDRLDGSLQKLVGIETGVAREKNAATADTFRQAVIVLGVVSVVGMIAAGLFGAAVAGSISRRLNRCVTVLRSIADGDLTARTEVTGSDEVAGLAATLDRTTAATAAMVGGMADDAAFFGSASQQLSEVSTHLSTAAEQTSGRAVAVSAAAEEVCRHVQTVAAGAEQMGASIAEIASNATEAARVSARASSSAERTNDVLAQLDHSSAEIGDVVTIINVIAQQTNLLALNATIEAARVGEAGKGFAVVAGEVKTLAQETAKATQDISERVAAIQRDAAEALTAVAEIAEVTGQINSYAGTIAAAVEEQSATTAEMARSVAHAATGSSDIAVAVAEVAEVAAGTATSATQTRATAGGLAERAGVLQRTATSYRTA, from the coding sequence ATGCTGGCAGTCACCAACCGCCGGGTCGGCACCAAGATACTGCTGGCGGTCGCCACGATGGCGATCGCGACGGTGGCCGTCGGCATCGCCGCGATCTCCGGCATGCGGCAGATGCGGGCCGCCGCCGACTACGTCTACCAGCAGAATCTGGTGCCGATCACCCAGGTGACGGCGATGCAGCGGTCGGCCGGCGTCACCAAGGCCAGCCTGCTCACCGCGGCCTTGTCGCGGCAGGGCGTCGAGGCCCGCTTCGACCAGGGCGAGGATGCCGCTTTCGACGCCGCCTTCGCGGCTTACACCTCCTCCGACATGCGCGGCCGGGAGGCGGAGGTGGCGACCGTGAGCGATGCCGTACACACTTATCGGAAATTGCGCGACGAACAATTGTTGCCGGCCATCCGCAATCATGACCGGGCCGCATTCGTCAGCGTCTGGGGCGGCGCGATGACAACCACCTCGGACCGGCTGGACGGCAGTCTGCAGAAACTCGTCGGCATCGAGACCGGGGTGGCCCGGGAGAAGAACGCCGCCACCGCGGACACCTTCCGGCAGGCGGTGATCGTCCTCGGTGTGGTCAGCGTGGTGGGGATGATCGCGGCCGGGCTGTTCGGGGCGGCGGTCGCCGGGTCGATCTCGCGGAGGTTGAACCGGTGCGTGACGGTGCTGCGCAGCATCGCGGACGGCGACCTGACCGCCCGCACCGAGGTGACCGGCAGCGACGAGGTGGCCGGGCTGGCCGCGACCCTGGACCGGACGACCGCCGCCACCGCGGCCATGGTCGGCGGGATGGCGGACGACGCGGCCTTCTTCGGGTCGGCGTCGCAGCAGCTCTCCGAGGTGTCGACGCACCTGTCCACGGCGGCGGAGCAGACCTCCGGCCGGGCGGTCGCGGTCTCCGCGGCGGCCGAGGAGGTGTGCCGGCACGTGCAGACCGTCGCCGCGGGCGCCGAGCAGATGGGCGCCTCGATCGCCGAGATCGCCAGCAACGCCACCGAGGCGGCCCGGGTGTCGGCGCGCGCCAGCAGCTCGGCGGAGCGCACCAACGACGTGCTCGCCCAGTTGGACCACTCGTCGGCGGAGATCGGCGACGTCGTGACGATCATCAACGTGATCGCGCAGCAGACCAACCTGCTCGCTCTCAACGCGACCATCGAGGCGGCCCGGGTCGGTGAGGCCGGCAAGGGGTTCGCGGTGGTCGCCGGCGAGGTGAAGACACTGGCCCAGGAGACCGCCAAGGCGACGCAGGACATCTCCGAGCGGGTGGCCGCCATTCAGCGGGACGCGGCCGAGGCGCTGACCGCGGTCGCCGAGATCGCCGAGGTGACCGGGCAGATCAACAGCTACGCGGGGACGATCGCGGCGGCGGTCGAGGAGCAGAGCGCCACCACCGCCGAGATGGCCCGCAGCGTGGCGCACGCCGCGACCGGGTCGAGCGACATCGCGGTGGCGGTGGCCGAGGTGGCCGAGGTGGCCGCCGGCACCGCGACCAGTGCCACCCAGACCCGGGCGACGGCCGGCGGGCTGGCGGAGCGGGCCGGCGTCCTGCAGCGGACCGCCACCAGCTATCGCACGGCGTGA